The Nitratidesulfovibrio sp. SRB-5 genome includes a window with the following:
- a CDS encoding RrF2 family transcriptional regulator, which produces MKLAAKTRYAARILLALAMHGEESPMTTTALSQHTGVTVQFIEQILKTLKRGGLTRSSRGASGGHMLARTPEEITLSEIVRLMEGGIQLTVCCSGDANACARRASCLTRSAWVRASQALEHSLEETTLATLMEGDQPLSPHDEAACRAADDDTSTERRSAARRPTRPNRAARPVSPAELY; this is translated from the coding sequence ATGAAGCTTGCAGCAAAGACACGATACGCGGCGCGCATCCTTCTTGCTTTGGCCATGCACGGCGAAGAGTCTCCCATGACCACCACGGCGCTGTCCCAGCACACCGGCGTGACGGTCCAGTTCATCGAACAGATCCTCAAGACGCTGAAGCGCGGCGGGTTGACGCGCAGTTCTCGCGGGGCCTCCGGCGGCCACATGCTGGCCCGTACCCCCGAAGAGATCACCCTGAGCGAGATCGTGCGCCTGATGGAAGGGGGCATCCAGCTTACCGTCTGCTGCTCCGGCGATGCCAATGCCTGCGCCCGCCGGGCCTCGTGCCTGACCAGGTCGGCCTGGGTGCGCGCATCGCAGGCGTTGGAGCATTCGCTGGAGGAAACCACCCTGGCTACCCTCATGGAAGGTGATCAGCCGCTCTCTCCCCACGACGAGGCGGCCTGTCGCGCGGCGGACGACGATACTTCCACCGAGAGGCGTTCCGCTGCCCGCCGCCCGACCCGTCCGAACCGTGCGGCCCGCCCGGTAAGCCCCGCCGAACTGTACTGA
- a CDS encoding NAD(P)/FAD-dependent oxidoreductase: protein MKKLLILGAGAGGTMLATKMRKKLSEREWEITVIDRDLTHHYQPGWLFIPFGIDTPKGCEKPKKDFIPRGVNFVKDTITNVDPEAKVVTCEGGKYSYDWVVIATGCRIAPDEVEGLLDDWRGNIHDFYTPDGAAALLPKIKNFKKGRLVHHICETPIKCPVAPLEFIYLADWYFTKMGVRDNIEIELVTPLTGAFTKPVAAKILGELCDKKNIKVTPNFVVDSVDAGNKTIASVTGDEIDYDLLVTIPPNMGQQFLIDSDIADPMGFMDTDKGTLKSKKYPNMYVIGDTTNVPTSKAGSVAHYEADIIAENLMSDIDGSEHYHHFDGHSTCFIVTGYEKASLIDFSYDVEPLPGMFPFPGVGPCALLGESHINYWGKLMFKWVYYSLMLKGHELPFEPNMYLHGKDTSLMRKK, encoded by the coding sequence ATGAAGAAACTGCTCATTCTTGGGGCAGGTGCCGGTGGCACCATGCTCGCCACCAAAATGAGGAAAAAGCTCAGCGAGCGTGAATGGGAGATCACGGTCATCGACCGCGACCTCACCCACCATTACCAGCCCGGCTGGCTGTTCATACCCTTCGGCATCGACACCCCCAAGGGTTGCGAGAAGCCCAAGAAGGACTTCATCCCCCGCGGCGTCAACTTCGTGAAGGATACCATCACCAACGTGGATCCGGAAGCGAAGGTGGTCACCTGTGAAGGCGGCAAGTACAGCTACGACTGGGTGGTCATCGCCACCGGTTGCCGCATCGCCCCCGACGAAGTGGAAGGCCTGCTGGACGACTGGCGCGGCAACATCCACGACTTCTACACCCCCGACGGCGCCGCCGCCCTGCTGCCCAAGATCAAGAACTTCAAGAAGGGCCGCCTCGTCCACCACATCTGCGAAACCCCCATCAAGTGCCCCGTCGCGCCGCTGGAATTCATCTACCTGGCCGACTGGTACTTCACCAAGATGGGCGTGCGCGACAACATCGAAATCGAACTGGTCACCCCGCTGACCGGCGCCTTCACCAAGCCGGTGGCCGCCAAGATCCTGGGTGAACTGTGCGACAAGAAGAACATCAAGGTCACCCCCAACTTCGTGGTGGACAGCGTTGACGCGGGCAACAAGACCATCGCCTCCGTCACCGGCGACGAGATCGACTACGACCTGCTCGTCACCATTCCCCCGAACATGGGCCAGCAGTTCCTGATCGATTCGGACATCGCCGACCCCATGGGCTTCATGGATACCGACAAGGGCACCCTGAAGTCCAAGAAGTACCCCAACATGTACGTCATCGGCGACACCACCAACGTGCCGACCTCCAAGGCCGGTTCCGTGGCCCACTACGAGGCCGACATCATCGCCGAAAACCTGATGTCCGACATCGACGGCAGCGAGCACTACCACCACTTCGACGGTCACTCCACGTGCTTCATCGTGACCGGCTACGAAAAGGCCTCGCTCATCGACTTCAGCTACGACGTGGAACCGCTGCCCGGCATGTTCCCCTTCCCCGGTGTGGGGCCCTGCGCGCTGCTGGGCGAAAGCCACATCAACTACTGGGGCAAGCTGATGTTCAAGTGGGTCTACTACAGCCTGATGCTGAAGGGTCACGAGTTGCCGTTCGAGCCGAACATGTACCTGCACGGCAAGGACACTTCCCTGATGCGGAAGAAGTAA
- a CDS encoding RrF2 family transcriptional regulator has translation MRISSTVHYASRLLVNLALHCPQDGPLSASELAEHTGISVKFIEKIIRQLRTAGMVRSVRGAAGGHVLTMNPDDVTLGDVLRVVEGGVQPPNCCVGADCDDTPCRCKAAWTSAAKALEETLDQFTLTDIMHGAERPDDCAHMAGEADTDARPAPKAKLNGNKPLNTPRYGRTPRALRGCNTRICSHQSQ, from the coding sequence ATGAGAATTTCCTCCACGGTGCATTACGCATCCCGGCTGCTGGTCAACCTTGCCCTGCACTGCCCGCAGGACGGGCCTCTTTCCGCCTCGGAGCTGGCCGAGCACACGGGCATTTCCGTCAAGTTCATCGAAAAGATCATCCGCCAGCTGCGCACGGCGGGCATGGTCCGCAGCGTGCGCGGCGCAGCAGGCGGCCACGTGCTGACCATGAATCCCGACGACGTGACCCTGGGCGACGTGCTGCGCGTGGTGGAAGGCGGCGTGCAGCCGCCCAACTGCTGCGTGGGCGCGGACTGCGACGACACCCCCTGCCGCTGCAAGGCTGCCTGGACCAGCGCCGCCAAGGCCCTGGAAGAAACCCTGGACCAGTTCACCCTTACCGACATCATGCACGGCGCCGAGCGTCCCGACGACTGCGCCCACATGGCCGGCGAGGCGGACACCGACGCACGCCCCGCCCCCAAGGCCAAGCTGAACGGCAACAAGCCGCTGAACACGCCGCGATACGGCAGAACGCCCCGTGCCCTGCGGGGCTGCAATACCCGAATCTGCTCTCACCAAAGCCAATAA
- a CDS encoding chemotaxis protein CheA — MNPGGTARRVFTEEARDLLIDLEEALLELESHPGDVALMARVFRALHTLKGTGAMFGFDAVARFTHAVEDLFDSVRKAGVPATSELLALGLDAKDHLQELLERGASDPVAGKTPSADRAEDAADADGVAARERALLERIGGLAARWAAPAVAPGTFAASSGGRDDDAAGAAETSPSALAQDFSTALPEVGLSPDESTPSEPSAVSGGYFREPRVYWLRYTPSPDALRRGLDPSRLLDGLRGLGPLHVWPHCETVPGLDGLDAEAVHLRWDAVLVTEHPVDMVREPFVALLDEAGLEVAALGEERLLPSPELLCRIAAQGRVADAVGLLEAADAGDEALRAVRGQGTRGEGGDASAASGGQPGAASSRTSSRTVPSAPAVVPASWPVPECAPPAGDDAAPAGTLRPGGDEGATTSLRVDSAKVDRLLDNVGELVILQARLSRIATDHDDPRLRELAEGLERLTESLRDSTMSVRMVPLDATFHAFRRLVRDLAARLGKDVRFVAEGGETELDKTVIDHLRDPLLHLVRNAMDHGVEPAAVRLAAGKPAEAVLRLSAAHAGGEVLITVSDDGAGIDLDKLRAVGVARGLLAPDADPGEAELLQLLFLPGFSTASGVSDLSGRGVGLDVVSTALGSLRGSVDVVTRRGEGTAWRLRIPLTLAIIDGLRVRVGDEAFILPLTQVQACLERFVDGEAATLGLIEYRDRLVPCLSLRRFLEVPGEQPAYERVIIANVDGQPVGFAVDGVAGLEQAVIKRLGGPCRRAAWIAGSSVDAEGGISLILDAAQLVRVAQGMQER; from the coding sequence ATGAACCCCGGCGGCACCGCACGGCGCGTGTTCACCGAAGAAGCGCGCGACCTGCTCATCGACCTTGAGGAAGCGCTGCTGGAGCTTGAATCGCACCCCGGTGATGTCGCGCTCATGGCGCGGGTGTTCCGGGCGCTGCATACCCTGAAGGGCACCGGCGCCATGTTCGGCTTCGATGCCGTGGCCCGTTTCACCCATGCGGTTGAAGACCTGTTCGACAGCGTGCGCAAGGCCGGGGTTCCGGCCACGTCCGAACTGCTGGCCCTTGGCCTGGACGCCAAGGACCACTTGCAGGAACTGCTGGAACGGGGGGCGTCGGACCCGGTTGCGGGGAAAACCCCGTCTGCCGACAGGGCGGAAGATGCTGCCGATGCGGACGGCGTAGCCGCGCGCGAGCGTGCACTGCTGGAGCGCATCGGTGGACTGGCGGCGCGGTGGGCCGCGCCTGCCGTTGCTCCAGGCACCTTTGCTGCCTCTTCCGGGGGGAGGGATGACGATGCCGCCGGTGCGGCAGAGACCTCGCCCAGCGCGCTGGCGCAAGATTTTTCCACGGCCTTGCCGGAGGTCGGCCTTTCACCGGACGAGTCCACCCCCTCGGAGCCGTCCGCCGTCTCCGGCGGATATTTCCGCGAACCCCGGGTGTACTGGCTGCGTTACACCCCGTCGCCCGACGCGTTGCGCCGGGGGCTGGACCCTTCCCGGTTGCTGGACGGGCTGCGCGGGCTTGGCCCCCTGCATGTCTGGCCCCATTGCGAAACCGTGCCCGGACTGGACGGGCTGGACGCGGAAGCGGTGCACCTGCGCTGGGACGCCGTGCTGGTCACGGAACATCCGGTGGACATGGTGCGCGAGCCGTTCGTCGCGCTGCTGGACGAGGCCGGGCTGGAGGTTGCGGCGCTGGGCGAGGAGAGGCTGCTGCCTTCGCCGGAGCTTTTGTGCCGCATCGCGGCCCAGGGACGTGTTGCCGATGCCGTCGGCCTGCTGGAAGCCGCCGATGCGGGCGACGAGGCCCTGCGCGCGGTGCGCGGACAGGGCACCCGTGGGGAAGGCGGCGATGCTTCGGCTGCATCCGGTGGCCAGCCAGGCGCCGCATCTTCCCGGACGTCTTCTCGAACTGTTCCGTCGGCGCCTGCCGTTGTCCCCGCGTCGTGGCCGGTGCCGGAATGCGCCCCGCCTGCGGGTGACGATGCCGCTCCGGCGGGCACCCTGCGCCCCGGCGGTGACGAAGGCGCCACCACCAGCCTGCGCGTGGACAGCGCCAAGGTGGACCGTCTGCTGGACAACGTGGGCGAACTGGTCATCCTGCAGGCCCGCCTGTCGCGCATCGCCACCGACCACGACGACCCGCGCCTGCGCGAACTGGCCGAAGGGTTGGAACGGCTTACCGAATCGCTGCGAGACAGCACCATGTCGGTGCGCATGGTGCCGCTGGACGCCACCTTTCACGCCTTCCGGCGGCTGGTGCGCGACCTGGCGGCCCGCCTGGGCAAGGACGTGCGCTTCGTGGCAGAGGGGGGCGAGACGGAACTGGACAAGACCGTCATCGACCACCTGCGCGACCCCCTGCTGCATCTGGTGCGCAACGCCATGGATCACGGAGTGGAACCCGCCGCCGTGCGCCTGGCGGCGGGCAAGCCCGCCGAGGCTGTGTTGCGGCTGTCCGCCGCCCATGCCGGGGGCGAGGTGCTGATTACCGTTTCCGACGACGGCGCGGGCATCGACCTGGACAAGCTGCGCGCCGTGGGCGTGGCGCGGGGCCTGCTGGCTCCGGATGCCGACCCCGGCGAGGCGGAACTGCTGCAACTGCTGTTTCTGCCCGGCTTCAGCACGGCCAGCGGCGTATCCGACCTTTCCGGGCGCGGGGTGGGGCTGGACGTGGTCAGCACGGCCCTGGGTTCCCTGCGCGGCAGCGTGGACGTGGTCACCCGGCGGGGTGAGGGCACGGCCTGGCGGCTGCGCATCCCGCTTACCCTGGCCATCATCGATGGCCTTCGCGTGCGCGTGGGCGACGAGGCGTTCATCCTGCCCCTGACCCAGGTGCAGGCGTGCCTTGAGCGCTTCGTGGACGGAGAGGCCGCCACGCTGGGTCTCATCGAATACCGCGACCGACTGGTTCCGTGCCTCAGCCTGCGCCGCTTCCTGGAAGTGCCGGGCGAACAGCCCGCCTACGAGCGGGTGATCATCGCCAACGTGGACGGCCAGCCCGTGGGCTTTGCCGTGGACGGCGTGGCCGGGCTGGAACAGGCGGTCATCAAGCGCCTGGGCGGGCCGTGCCGTCGCGCCGCCTGGATTGCCGGGTCCAGCGTGGATGCCGAGGGAGGCATATCGCTGATTCTCGACGCCGCCCAGTTGGTGCGCGTGGCGCAGGGCATGCAGGAACGCTGA
- a CDS encoding DUF1641 domain-containing protein: protein MTNEELILQRLEAMEERIAFLHERAMGTKYFIEEVTPIGNHAFRLMVEELQDVHGRVHLDDIFELLRRGLRSVPNLNYCLDQLENLIDLWRTMHPAVAPTWPHIIEGLGKWEQDGVFAKLSALKGAGGKVLDANTPEGIEKMGDALAFMTVLLQKLADPNVQVFLARAVDMLAKLDLSQAKPVGMFGMVGALGSKEAKEGLGVAMEVLKALGALKGDGCCACGCAAHAPAKND, encoded by the coding sequence ATGACCAACGAAGAACTCATTCTCCAGCGCCTCGAGGCCATGGAAGAGCGGATCGCCTTCCTGCACGAGCGCGCGATGGGCACCAAATACTTCATCGAAGAAGTGACGCCCATCGGCAACCATGCCTTCCGCCTGATGGTGGAAGAATTGCAGGACGTGCACGGCCGCGTGCATCTCGACGACATCTTCGAGCTGCTGCGCCGTGGGCTGCGTAGCGTCCCCAACCTGAACTACTGCCTCGACCAGCTGGAAAACCTCATCGACCTGTGGCGCACCATGCACCCGGCGGTGGCCCCCACCTGGCCCCACATCATCGAGGGGCTTGGCAAGTGGGAGCAGGACGGCGTGTTCGCCAAGCTGTCGGCCCTGAAGGGCGCGGGCGGCAAGGTGCTGGACGCCAACACCCCAGAAGGCATCGAGAAGATGGGCGACGCGCTCGCCTTCATGACCGTGCTGCTGCAAAAGCTGGCCGATCCCAACGTGCAGGTCTTCCTGGCCCGCGCGGTGGACATGCTGGCCAAGCTGGACCTGTCGCAGGCCAAGCCTGTGGGCATGTTCGGCATGGTCGGCGCCCTCGGTTCCAAGGAAGCCAAGGAAGGCCTTGGCGTTGCCATGGAAGTGCTGAAGGCTCTCGGCGCGCTGAAGGGCGACGGCTGCTGCGCCTGCGGCTGCGCCGCGCACGCCCCGGCCAAGAACGACTAG
- a CDS encoding methyl-accepting chemotaxis protein, protein MLKNCSLFMKLSLGFGSLLLIVAAVVAFSWQQQQQLLRQSEVTGNTQALVAGMEHSRVEILYYLLNRGREHVRAFEAQHGKDAEGIAALRERLAAEGVRGGGLDVLGPMHADYRRKFLELDGVLTHRDQTIKNAVQAANALQEGVERLHAARLNAIVQGNPSLAPRRDELQTLVTLETEFLQSRVDVLYYLWQGDTNSLSRARTRLDKAISAASGLSASEGSGENWKLASAVLASARSYREQVEQLVKDETERENRLSGMANVAEGVRNTVVAVKDTQQDRMEEAVRRSSVISLGVAGGALVLGLLFAVLIGKSVRGGIARAAAVAEAVAQGDTSLEVEVEGTDEVGRLLQAMNEMLLAERRVVETARELARGNVDIEVVMRGPRDELMRALGEMVTVERSISRNATTLATGDLRVSLEPRCDNDRLLTSLGNMVHRLSDVVRDVQVGAENVAAGSEELSATAEALSQGATEQAASVEQCSASMEEMVARIAQNAENARTTESIAVRAADDARDSGTAVAATLKAMREIASKISIIEEIARQTDLLALNAAIEAARAGEQGRGFAVVASEVRKLAERSQAAAAEINRLSGASLEVSERAGELLGKLVPDIERTSELVQEIAAASIEQREGASQVNEALHMLDQVIQQNAAASEEVASTSEELSAQAAHLQRTVAFFRLGTDMSPKVQRVPGPQPAAMPALKDGDPRRVRINLTDDADDTDDQDFERF, encoded by the coding sequence ATGCTCAAGAATTGCAGTCTGTTCATGAAGCTCAGCCTGGGGTTCGGCTCGCTGCTGCTTATCGTGGCGGCAGTGGTTGCCTTTTCGTGGCAGCAGCAACAACAGTTGCTGCGCCAGTCGGAAGTCACGGGCAACACGCAGGCGCTGGTTGCGGGCATGGAACATTCACGGGTGGAAATCCTGTATTACCTGCTCAACCGGGGCCGGGAGCACGTACGCGCCTTTGAGGCGCAGCACGGCAAGGATGCCGAGGGCATCGCCGCGCTGCGCGAGCGCCTTGCGGCGGAAGGGGTGCGCGGCGGCGGCCTGGATGTGCTGGGCCCCATGCATGCCGACTACCGGCGCAAGTTTCTGGAACTGGACGGCGTGCTGACCCACCGCGACCAGACCATCAAGAATGCCGTACAGGCCGCCAACGCCCTTCAGGAGGGGGTCGAGCGGCTGCATGCCGCGCGCCTGAACGCCATCGTGCAGGGCAATCCTTCGCTGGCACCCCGGCGCGACGAGTTGCAAACCCTGGTCACGCTGGAGACGGAATTTCTCCAGTCGCGGGTGGATGTGCTCTATTACCTGTGGCAGGGCGATACGAATTCCCTGTCACGTGCCCGCACCCGCCTGGACAAGGCCATATCCGCCGCGTCCGGACTTTCCGCCAGCGAGGGCTCCGGCGAGAACTGGAAGCTGGCCTCTGCGGTGCTGGCCAGTGCGCGGAGCTACCGCGAGCAGGTGGAGCAACTGGTCAAGGATGAGACCGAACGCGAAAACCGGCTGTCGGGCATGGCCAACGTGGCCGAGGGCGTGCGCAATACCGTGGTGGCGGTGAAGGATACCCAGCAGGATCGCATGGAGGAAGCGGTGCGCCGTTCGTCCGTGATTTCGCTGGGGGTTGCCGGTGGTGCGCTGGTGCTGGGGCTGCTGTTCGCCGTCCTCATCGGCAAGTCGGTACGGGGGGGCATTGCCCGTGCGGCTGCCGTGGCCGAGGCCGTGGCCCAGGGCGATACATCGCTGGAAGTCGAGGTTGAAGGCACCGACGAAGTGGGCAGGCTGCTGCAAGCCATGAACGAGATGCTTCTGGCCGAGCGCCGCGTGGTGGAAACCGCTCGCGAACTGGCCCGGGGCAACGTGGATATCGAGGTGGTCATGCGCGGCCCGCGCGACGAACTGATGCGCGCCCTGGGCGAGATGGTGACCGTCGAGCGGTCCATCTCGCGCAACGCCACCACCCTGGCCACCGGTGACCTGCGCGTGTCGCTGGAGCCGCGTTGCGACAACGACAGGCTGCTGACCTCGCTGGGCAACATGGTTCACCGGCTGTCCGATGTGGTGCGCGACGTGCAGGTGGGCGCCGAGAACGTGGCGGCGGGCAGCGAGGAACTGAGCGCCACGGCAGAGGCCCTTTCCCAGGGGGCCACGGAGCAGGCCGCCTCGGTGGAGCAGTGCTCTGCCTCCATGGAAGAGATGGTGGCCCGCATCGCCCAGAACGCGGAAAACGCCCGCACCACCGAATCCATCGCGGTGCGCGCGGCGGACGATGCCCGCGACTCGGGCACGGCGGTGGCCGCCACGCTGAAGGCCATGCGCGAGATCGCCAGCAAGATTTCCATCATCGAGGAAATTGCCCGGCAGACCGACCTGCTGGCCCTGAACGCCGCCATCGAGGCGGCCCGCGCGGGCGAGCAGGGACGCGGCTTTGCGGTGGTTGCGTCGGAAGTGCGCAAGCTGGCCGAACGCAGCCAGGCGGCAGCGGCGGAAATCAACCGGCTGTCCGGGGCCAGCCTGGAAGTCTCGGAACGTGCGGGAGAACTGCTGGGCAAGCTGGTGCCGGACATCGAGCGCACCTCCGAACTGGTGCAGGAGATCGCCGCCGCCAGCATCGAGCAGCGCGAGGGCGCAAGCCAGGTCAACGAGGCCCTGCACATGCTCGACCAGGTCATCCAGCAGAACGCGGCGGCTTCCGAAGAGGTGGCCTCCACGTCGGAGGAACTGTCGGCCCAGGCGGCCCACCTGCAACGCACCGTGGCCTTCTTCCGCCTGGGGACGGACATGTCTCCCAAGGTGCAGCGGGTGCCGGGGCCGCAGCCCGCGGCCATGCCCGCCCTGAAGGACGGCGACCCGCGCAGGGTGCGCATCAACCTCACGGACGATGCGGACGACACGGACGATCAGGATTTCGAACGCTTCTGA
- a CDS encoding chemotaxis protein CheW encodes MQQGNIRQAPQDHAGGRDAADMPRSGADPRDGSRPAEQARPVDSARQANPARQANPARPAISALAGPGPMVPVRRLLALTLGDERFALDIGVVREVLDFGELTRIPRMPQYVRGVVNLRGAAVPVVDLRTRLGMGNVARTVHSRIVIVEVPAPPDAGGGITLVGALADAVREVIEIEAVAVEPPPRMGTPVPADVLAGIFRHEGRHVLLLDADRLFDDEEPSGTPVPTLPQSVLPSPLPSQPRNPSRPLAEGQAADGLPHARPAAADGAPGAPARFGGGGA; translated from the coding sequence GTGCAGCAGGGCAACATCAGACAGGCACCGCAGGACCATGCGGGCGGCAGGGACGCGGCGGACATGCCGCGCTCCGGCGCAGACCCGCGTGACGGGTCGCGTCCGGCTGAACAGGCCCGACCGGTTGATTCGGCCCGACAGGCAAATCCCGCCCGACAGGCAAATCCGGCCCGACCGGCAATTTCGGCGCTGGCGGGGCCTGGCCCCATGGTGCCCGTGCGCAGGCTGCTGGCCCTGACCCTGGGTGACGAACGCTTTGCCCTCGACATCGGCGTGGTGCGCGAGGTGCTGGACTTCGGCGAACTGACGCGCATTCCCCGCATGCCGCAATATGTGCGCGGGGTTGTGAACCTGCGCGGGGCAGCCGTGCCGGTGGTGGACCTGCGTACCCGGCTCGGCATGGGCAACGTTGCGCGCACCGTGCATTCGCGCATCGTCATCGTGGAGGTGCCCGCCCCCCCTGATGCGGGCGGCGGCATCACCCTGGTGGGCGCGCTGGCCGACGCCGTGCGCGAGGTCATCGAAATCGAGGCCGTCGCCGTGGAACCCCCGCCGCGCATGGGCACCCCCGTGCCCGCAGACGTGCTGGCCGGGATATTCCGCCACGAGGGGCGGCACGTGCTGCTGCTGGACGCAGACCGCCTGTTCGACGACGAGGAGCCTTCGGGCACCCCGGTGCCCACGCTTCCCCAATCCGTGCTCCCATCACCGCTTCCGTCCCAGCCCCGGAACCCGTCCCGCCCCCTTGCCGAGGGGCAGGCCGCCGACGGGCTGCCGCACGCCCGTCCGGCCGCTGCCGACGGCGCGCCGGGCGCTCCCGCCCGCTTTGGCGGAGGTGGCGCATGA